The DNA window CTGGCCATCCCTCGACGGCACGCCCAGCGAAGGTCCCGTCCTGCCCACCCTGCTCGACTGGTTCACCGAGGGAATCGGCGCGCTCGAATCGGCGTTCCACGGCGCCGCCCACGACGAACGGGTCTGGTCCTGGGCAGAGGACCAGACGGCCGGGTTCTGGCTCCGGACGCAGGCCATCGAAGCGGCCGTCCACCGGTGGGACATCGAAAACGCCGTCACCGCGGCCCAGCCCATCGACGCCGCGCTCGCCGCCGACGCGATCAGGCACAACTTCGAGGTCATGGTGCCGAAACGGCGCCATGACGCGCCGTCGGAACCGGGACGGGGTGAGCGGTACCGGTTCCGCGCGACCGACCGCGAGGAAGCCTGGACCGTCCGCTTCGACCCCGGCGGTGTCGCGTTCACCGATGGCCACG is part of the Amycolatopsis sp. CA-230715 genome and encodes:
- a CDS encoding maleylpyruvate isomerase family mycothiol-dependent enzyme, whose protein sequence is MDLLPHLRREVHAFESVARAAADGGDAPVVPSCPEWTVSDLVAHLGWVHRYVTHLVANHLLEPPDEADPSFVGLPDDRTGWPSLDGTPSEGPVLPTLLDWFTEGIGALESAFHGAAHDERVWSWAEDQTAGFWLRTQAIEAAVHRWDIENAVTAAQPIDAALAADAIRHNFEVMVPKRRHDAPSEPGRGERYRFRATDREEAWTVRFDPGGVAFTDGHADVELAATTSDLMLFLWHRIPADRLTATGDQAVLDRYFALVPPA